One genomic region from Capra hircus breed San Clemente chromosome 18, ASM170441v1, whole genome shotgun sequence encodes:
- the TMEM231 gene encoding transmembrane protein 231 has product MKETLFYKNVNNGHDLGARKHPLGKRKQSATTLYLRAPPRWPRPRGSPPARYWSLSLVRRLPWRPRLWQPGEAILGRGSGTAEGPRPRVLLMALYELYAHPVERGYRAGLCSKAALFLLLAAALTYIPPLLVAFRSHGFWLKRSTYEEQPTVRFQHQVLLVALLGSEPGGFLAWSTFPAFNRLQEGHLRVPLVSAREEDRNQDGKMDMLHFKLELPLQSTEQVLGVQLILTFSYQLHRMSTFVMQSMAFLQFSFAVPGSQLHVNGDLRLQQKQPLGYRGLDVRYNVSVINGTSPFASDYDLTRVVAAYQERNVTTILTDPSPIWLVGRAAEAPFVVNAVIRYPVEVISYLPGFWEMIKFAWIQYVSILLIFLWAFERIKRFVFQNQVVTTIPVTAVPQGELYKEHLS; this is encoded by the exons ATGAAAGAAACcttattttacaaaaatgttaACAACGGCCACGATTTGGGAGCACGGAAACACCCTTTGGGAAAGCGCAAGCAAAGCGCGACCACACTGTACTTGCGGGCCCCGCCCCGTTGGCCACGCCCCCGCGGAAGCCCGCCTGCTCGCTATTGGTCGCTCTCCCTGGTCCGTCGGTTGCCGTGGAGACCACGGCTATGGCAACCAGGAGAAGCCATACTAGGTCGAGGCTCCGGAACTGCCGAGGGGCCAAGACCCCGAGTGCTCCTCATGGCGCTCTATGAGCTCTACGCGCATCCAGTGGAGCGGGGCTACCGTGCCGGGCTCTGCTCCAAGGCGGCGCTCTTTCTGCTGTTGGCCGCCGCGCTCACGTACATCCCGCCGCTGCTGGTGGCCTTCCGGAGCCACG GGTTTTGGCTAAAACGGAGCACTTACGAGGAGCAGCCAACCGTGCGCTTCCAGCACCAGGTGCTGCTCGTGGCCTTGCTAGGATCCGAGCCGGGCGGGTTCCTCGCCTGGAGCACGTTCCCCGCCTTCAACCGGCTGCAGGAGGGTCATCTGCGCGTCCCGCTTGTCTCG GCTAGAGAAGAAGACAGGAACCAGGATGGGAAAATGGACATGTTGCACTTTAAGCTGGAGCTTCCCCTGCAGTCCACAGAGCAGGTTCTAGGTGTGCAGCTCATCCTGACTTTCTCCTACCAACTGCAT AGGATGTCTACATTCGTGATGCAGAGCATGGCGTTTCTCCAATTCTCCTTCGCTGTTCCGGGGTCCCAGTTACATGTGAATGGAGACCTGAGGCTGCAGCAGAAGCAGCCCCTCGGCTACAGAGGCCTGGACGTCCGGTACAAC GTGTCTGTCATCAACGGGACCAGTCCGTTTGCCAGTGACTATGACCTCACCCGCGTTGTTGCTGCCTATCAGGAGAGGAATG TAACCACCATCCTGACTGACCCCAGCCCCATCTGGCTGGTGGGAAGGGCCGCAGAAGCTCCATTTGTGGTTAATGCAGTCATCCGATACCCCGTGGAAGTCATTTC TTATCTGCCAGGATTCTGGGAAATGATAAAGTTTGCCTGGATCCAGTATGTCAGTATCCTACTTATCTTCCTGTGGGCGTTTGAAAGAATCAAAAGATTTGTGTTCCAAAATCAGGTGGTGACCACAATCCCTGTGACAGCTGTGCCCCAGGGAGAACTGTATAAGGAGCATTTATCATAA